From Vibrio splendidus, a single genomic window includes:
- a CDS encoding DUF494 family protein — protein sequence MMMDILMYLFETYIHSDSELQVDQDELEDELLRAGFHQDDIYKALHWLEDLAALQDTENQAAITMCSNTSMRIYTSREISRINMECRGFLLFLEQINVLTTEIREMVIDRVMGLETSEFELDDLKWIILMVLFNVPGNESAYTQMEELLYTKEQGILH from the coding sequence ATGATGATGGACATACTGATGTACTTGTTTGAAACCTACATCCATAGCGATTCTGAATTGCAGGTGGATCAAGATGAGCTGGAAGATGAGCTTCTTCGAGCAGGGTTTCACCAAGATGATATTTATAAGGCCCTCCATTGGTTAGAAGATCTTGCGGCATTGCAAGATACTGAGAATCAAGCGGCGATTACTATGTGTTCCAATACCTCGATGCGTATTTATACCAGTCGAGAGATTTCACGTATTAATATGGAGTGCCGAGGTTTCTTATTGTTCCTTGAACAGATCAACGTACTCACGACAGAGATTCGTGAAATGGTGATTGATCGTGTGATGGGGCTTGAGACGAGCGAATTTGAATTGGATGATCTGAAATGGATTATCTTAATGGTGCTATTTAATGTGCCGGGTAATGAAAGTGCTTACACGCAAATGGAAGAGCTGTTGTACACCAAAGAGCAAGGTATCTTGCATTAA
- a CDS encoding DNA topoisomerase family protein yields the protein MSSKIDNQLFSAHEHALEHEPCPHCGGELQLRHGKHGPFLGCKQYPSCDYIKPLHQNDGHVVKELGVPCPKCQNELVLRQGRFGMFIGCSSYPTCNHIESLDQPKEQPEEQPLVACPECGRGHLVERKSRYGKTFYACDNYPKCKFAVNQPPVIGRCEQCQFPLLLEKKIASGTKKQCADRKCHHIQSQ from the coding sequence ATGAGTAGTAAGATTGATAATCAGCTTTTTTCAGCACATGAACATGCATTAGAGCATGAACCATGTCCACATTGTGGTGGAGAGCTTCAGCTTCGCCATGGTAAGCACGGCCCATTTTTAGGCTGTAAGCAGTATCCTAGCTGTGATTACATCAAGCCTCTGCATCAGAACGATGGCCACGTAGTGAAAGAGCTGGGTGTACCGTGTCCTAAATGCCAAAACGAATTGGTATTAAGGCAAGGTCGCTTTGGTATGTTCATTGGTTGTAGCAGCTACCCAACGTGTAATCACATCGAATCTTTGGACCAACCAAAAGAACAACCTGAAGAGCAGCCACTTGTTGCTTGTCCTGAGTGTGGCAGAGGCCATTTGGTTGAGCGTAAATCTCGCTATGGCAAAACCTTCTATGCGTGCGATAACTACCCTAAGTGTAAGTTCGCCGTTAATCAGCCACCTGTTATAGGTCGTTGTGAACAGTGTCAGTTCCCGTTGTTACTTGAGAAGAAAATAGCCAGTGGTACCAAGAAGCAATGCGCTGATCGCAAGTGTCATCACATTCAATCTCAGTAG
- a CDS encoding 5-(carboxyamino)imidazole ribonucleotide synthase, with protein sequence MHVLVLGAGQLARMMSLAGAPLNIEISAFDVGSKNIVHPLTQAILGSGLDNAIERADVITAEFEHIPHDVLEVCERSGKFLPTTEAIKAGGDRRLEKALLDEASVKNAKYYVINSREDFDAAIAHVGLPMVLKSTLGGYDGKGQWRLKTLDNVDATWAEMAECITATDNQAIVAEEFVPFDREVSLVGARGANGEIQVYPLAENVHTDGVLSLSTAIDDIELQEQAKTMFTAIAERLDYVGVLALEFFDVQGSLLVNEIAPRVHNSGHWTQQGAETCQFENHLRAVCGMPLGSTKLIRPTAMINILGEDTLPEAILAQGGCHVHWYGKEKRAGRKMGHINVSADYNAELQRALCSLADILDKQAYPAVHEFAEQMK encoded by the coding sequence ATGCATGTTCTTGTGTTAGGCGCGGGCCAACTTGCTCGCATGATGTCCCTAGCTGGGGCGCCGCTGAATATTGAAATTTCTGCTTTTGATGTTGGCAGCAAAAATATTGTTCACCCATTAACGCAAGCGATTCTAGGCAGCGGCTTAGACAATGCGATTGAGCGTGCGGACGTCATTACTGCTGAATTCGAGCATATCCCTCATGATGTACTTGAGGTGTGTGAGCGCAGCGGTAAGTTCTTACCGACAACAGAAGCAATCAAAGCTGGCGGTGACCGTCGCCTTGAAAAAGCCCTGTTAGACGAAGCAAGCGTGAAAAATGCTAAGTACTACGTGATTAACTCTCGCGAAGACTTTGACGCTGCGATCGCTCACGTTGGCTTACCAATGGTATTGAAGAGCACACTTGGTGGCTACGATGGCAAAGGTCAATGGCGCTTAAAGACATTAGATAATGTTGATGCGACTTGGGCAGAAATGGCTGAGTGCATTACCGCGACCGACAACCAAGCTATTGTGGCTGAAGAATTCGTTCCGTTTGACCGCGAAGTATCACTTGTCGGTGCTCGTGGCGCCAATGGCGAGATCCAAGTGTACCCACTGGCTGAAAATGTTCACACCGACGGCGTGTTGAGCTTATCGACAGCGATTGATGACATTGAACTGCAAGAGCAAGCGAAAACCATGTTCACTGCCATTGCTGAACGCTTAGATTACGTTGGCGTACTCGCGCTAGAGTTCTTTGATGTTCAAGGTTCACTGCTGGTGAATGAGATTGCACCACGTGTTCATAACTCTGGCCACTGGACACAACAAGGCGCTGAAACTTGTCAGTTTGAGAACCATCTACGTGCCGTATGTGGGATGCCATTAGGCAGCACTAAGCTGATTCGTCCAACCGCAATGATCAACATCCTTGGTGAAGATACCCTACCTGAAGCAATTCTTGCTCAAGGTGGTTGTCATGTTCATTGGTATGGTAAAGAGAAGCGTGCAGGTCGTAAGATGGGCCACATTAACGTGAGCGCTGACTACAACGCAGAGCTGCAAAGAGCGTTGTGCTCATTGGCTGATATTCTTGATAAGCAAGCCTACCCTGCTGTGCATGAGTTTGCTGAGCAGATGAAGTAA
- the purE gene encoding 5-(carboxyamino)imidazole ribonucleotide mutase, with protein sequence MTVGIIMGSKSDWPTMKLAAEMLDQFGVAYETKVVSAHRTPQLLADYATSAKERGIKVIIAGAGGAAHLPGMAAAFTSVPVLGVPVQSKALKGMDSLLSIVQMPKGIAVGTLAIGEAGAANAGILAAQIIGTHNEEVMAKVEAFRSEQTETVLANPNPAED encoded by the coding sequence ATGACTGTCGGTATTATCATGGGTTCTAAATCTGATTGGCCAACAATGAAGCTAGCTGCAGAAATGTTGGATCAGTTTGGCGTGGCGTACGAAACAAAAGTGGTTTCTGCTCACCGCACACCTCAGTTGCTTGCAGATTACGCAACCAGTGCGAAAGAGCGCGGTATTAAAGTGATTATTGCTGGTGCTGGCGGTGCAGCGCATCTTCCGGGCATGGCTGCAGCTTTCACAAGCGTACCTGTTTTAGGTGTTCCTGTTCAGTCTAAAGCACTCAAGGGCATGGATTCTCTGCTTTCTATCGTACAGATGCCAAAAGGCATTGCGGTAGGTACTTTGGCTATCGGTGAAGCTGGCGCTGCCAATGCTGGTATCCTAGCAGCCCAAATCATTGGTACTCACAATGAAGAAGTGATGGCAAAAGTAGAAGCGTTCCGCTCTGAGCAAACAGAAACGGTTCTGGCTAATCCAAACCCTGCAGAGGACTAA
- a CDS encoding L-threonylcarbamoyladenylate synthase, whose amino-acid sequence MDNFQHTLQALQQGEVIAYPTEGVFGVGCDPDNPQAIKKLLDLKQRPMEKGLILIAASYEQLLPYIDESQLTEAQLATVKATWPGPVTWIMPTSSKVTDWVSGQFDSIAVRVTDHPLVQRMCNEFGKPLTSTSANLTGEPPCMTTEEVQQQLGQHLVAILEGQTGGREKPSEIRDAKTSKILRQG is encoded by the coding sequence TTGGATAACTTTCAACATACTTTGCAGGCATTACAACAAGGTGAAGTCATTGCTTACCCGACTGAAGGCGTTTTTGGGGTCGGTTGTGATCCCGATAATCCACAAGCCATTAAGAAATTGCTCGATTTAAAACAGCGGCCGATGGAGAAAGGGTTGATCCTAATTGCAGCGAGTTACGAGCAGTTGCTGCCCTATATTGATGAAAGCCAGTTGACGGAAGCGCAGTTAGCGACCGTAAAAGCAACATGGCCGGGACCTGTGACTTGGATAATGCCAACCAGCAGCAAAGTGACTGACTGGGTCAGCGGCCAATTTGATTCCATCGCGGTACGAGTGACGGATCACCCTTTGGTTCAAAGAATGTGTAATGAATTCGGTAAGCCGTTAACCTCTACCAGTGCCAACTTGACTGGCGAGCCGCCTTGTATGACGACTGAAGAAGTTCAACAGCAACTGGGTCAGCACTTAGTTGCGATTCTAGAAGGTCAAACGGGTGGCCGTGAGAAGCCAAGCGAAATTAGAGATGCAAAAACGTCGAAAATATTAAGACAGGGTTAA
- the hemF gene encoding oxygen-dependent coproporphyrinogen oxidase has protein sequence MSAIDKEAVKQFLLSLQDSICQQLEQADGTALFEEDAWQREPGERLGGGGRTRVMTNGAVFEQGGVNFSHVAGKAMPASATAHRPELAGRKFEAMGVSLVIHPKNPYIPTSHANVRFFIAEKEGEDPIWWFGGGFDLTPFYPVDEDCQSWHQTAKDLCAPFGDDVYQEHKEWCDKYFYLPHRDETRGVGGLFFDDLNDWGFEKSFAYMQAVGEGFAAAYLPIVERRKQTPYGERERDFQLYRRGRYVEFNLVYDRGTLFGLQSGGRTESILMSMPPLARWEYRYEPQAGSPEALLYSDYLKPRVW, from the coding sequence ATGTCAGCAATTGATAAAGAAGCAGTAAAGCAGTTTTTACTGAGCCTACAAGATTCGATTTGCCAGCAGCTTGAGCAAGCTGATGGTACAGCACTGTTTGAAGAAGATGCATGGCAACGTGAACCTGGCGAGCGCCTTGGTGGCGGTGGTCGAACTCGCGTGATGACCAATGGTGCGGTATTTGAGCAAGGCGGTGTTAACTTTTCTCATGTCGCTGGTAAGGCTATGCCTGCCTCTGCAACCGCTCACCGTCCTGAATTAGCCGGACGTAAGTTTGAAGCGATGGGGGTTTCATTAGTTATCCACCCTAAAAACCCATACATCCCAACCTCACACGCGAACGTACGATTCTTTATTGCCGAAAAGGAAGGGGAAGATCCTATCTGGTGGTTCGGTGGTGGTTTTGATTTAACGCCATTCTATCCTGTCGATGAAGATTGCCAATCTTGGCATCAAACTGCTAAAGACCTGTGTGCACCATTTGGTGATGACGTTTACCAAGAACATAAAGAGTGGTGTGATAAGTACTTCTATCTACCTCACCGTGATGAAACACGTGGTGTTGGCGGTCTGTTCTTTGATGACTTAAACGACTGGGGCTTTGAAAAGAGCTTCGCTTATATGCAGGCGGTCGGTGAAGGTTTTGCAGCCGCATACTTACCAATTGTAGAACGACGCAAACAGACGCCTTATGGTGAGCGCGAGCGTGATTTCCAACTTTATCGTCGTGGTCGCTATGTTGAATTTAACTTAGTGTATGACCGTGGCACCTTATTTGGCCTGCAAAGCGGTGGTCGCACAGAGTCTATATTGATGTCGATGCCGCCGTTGGCTCGTTGGGAATATCGCTATGAACCACAAGCGGGTTCACCAGAAGCTCTGCTTTATAGCGACTACCTAAAGCCTCGAGTTTGGTAG
- the aroE gene encoding shikimate dehydrogenase: protein MTQQVDRYAVFGNPIGQSKSPFIHTLFARQTSQQLTYTALQPEQGEFITTAQAFFSEGGRGCNVTAPFKEDAYQFANRLTERAELAGAVNTLKKLDDGEIIGDNTDGEGLVQDLLQHQVMLEGARVLLLGAGGAARGVIQPLLDQKPQQLVVANRTSSKAQLLAEMFSSHGNIKGMGLSDVNEGFDVIINSTSSGLSGQLPEVSEIIFNSNSAVYDMVYGSGTTVFNQWALDNGVHAAYDGLGMLVGQAAESFMLWRGLRPGTKQILRELRKNLEM, encoded by the coding sequence ATGACACAGCAAGTAGATCGTTATGCCGTTTTCGGTAACCCTATTGGGCAAAGCAAATCGCCATTCATTCACACATTATTTGCTCGCCAAACCAGCCAACAACTTACCTATACAGCACTCCAGCCAGAACAAGGTGAATTCATCACTACTGCTCAAGCTTTTTTTAGTGAAGGTGGTAGAGGGTGTAATGTCACAGCGCCATTTAAAGAAGATGCTTATCAGTTCGCTAATCGCCTGACTGAAAGAGCTGAACTAGCAGGTGCTGTAAATACACTTAAGAAGCTCGACGATGGAGAGATCATTGGTGATAACACCGACGGTGAGGGTTTAGTTCAAGACCTGCTTCAACATCAAGTTATGCTAGAAGGGGCTCGCGTTCTTCTGCTTGGCGCTGGTGGTGCGGCTCGAGGAGTGATTCAACCTCTTCTCGACCAAAAGCCACAACAGTTGGTAGTCGCTAATCGAACCAGTTCAAAGGCTCAACTTCTGGCTGAGATGTTTTCTTCACATGGAAACATCAAAGGAATGGGGTTAAGCGATGTTAATGAAGGGTTTGATGTCATCATTAACTCGACCTCGTCTGGTCTAAGTGGTCAGCTTCCTGAAGTTTCTGAGATTATCTTCAATTCGAATAGTGCTGTTTATGACATGGTTTACGGATCTGGAACCACAGTATTTAATCAATGGGCATTAGATAACGGTGTTCACGCTGCTTATGATGGTTTGGGTATGTTGGTAGGGCAGGCTGCTGAGAGCTTTATGCTGTGGCGTGGTCTTCGCCCAGGAACAAAACAGATTTTAAGAGAATTACGCAAAAACCTAGAGATGTAA
- a CDS encoding DUF1488 domain-containing protein — translation MNQSILFPDIQDWDEENQSITFPAQQSGALIECVMSIEELSRLAGKDIEEGDQALVIFSELRFDIEELAEELIEEEEYDSSNRIQIKVL, via the coding sequence ATGAATCAATCAATTCTATTTCCTGATATCCAAGATTGGGATGAAGAGAATCAATCAATCACCTTCCCAGCACAGCAGTCGGGCGCACTGATTGAGTGTGTTATGTCTATTGAAGAGTTGTCTCGATTGGCAGGCAAAGATATAGAAGAAGGCGATCAAGCTTTAGTTATCTTTTCAGAGTTACGTTTTGATATTGAAGAGCTAGCTGAAGAGTTAATAGAAGAAGAGGAGTATGACTCCTCTAATCGGATTCAGATCAAAGTGCTTTAG
- a CDS encoding gamma carbonic anhydrase family protein, protein MSSIRSYKGISPQIGQGVYVDTSSVLVGDIKIGNDSSVWPLVAARGDVNHIHIGDRTNIQDGSILHVTHRNVENPEGYPLLIGNDVTIGHKVMLHGCTIEDRVLVGMGAIVLDGVVIKEDVMIGAGSLVPPNKVLESGYLYVGSPVKQARPLNDKERAFLQKSADNYVQNKNDYLDSVLPV, encoded by the coding sequence ATGAGTTCAATACGCAGTTATAAAGGAATATCTCCTCAGATTGGACAAGGTGTCTATGTAGATACAAGTTCGGTACTGGTTGGTGATATCAAAATTGGTAACGACTCTAGCGTGTGGCCTTTGGTTGCAGCTCGAGGAGATGTGAACCACATTCATATTGGAGATAGAACGAATATACAAGACGGCAGCATTTTGCACGTCACCCATAGGAATGTTGAAAACCCTGAGGGTTATCCTCTATTAATAGGTAATGATGTCACTATCGGACATAAAGTAATGCTACATGGCTGCACCATTGAAGATCGCGTACTTGTTGGTATGGGAGCTATCGTGCTCGATGGCGTGGTTATTAAAGAAGATGTGATGATTGGTGCTGGTAGCTTGGTTCCGCCTAATAAGGTACTTGAAAGCGGTTATCTCTATGTAGGAAGCCCAGTAAAACAAGCACGCCCATTAAATGATAAAGAGCGTGCCTTTTTACAGAAGTCAGCTGACAACTATGTTCAGAATAAAAACGACTATCTAGACTCTGTGTTGCCAGTCTAA
- the ilvY gene encoding HTH-type transcriptional activator IlvY, whose protein sequence is MNIKSLQLFIHLCDSKSFSKTAAAMHVSPSALSRQVQKLEEETGQELLIRDNRSVDLTPAGKHLLPVALSIVGEWQQYNLHLKGGEQELKGEIRIFCSVTASYSHLPELITEFRAIHPYIEFKLSTGDPAQSIDKILNDEADIAISAKPDILPSRLEFETISDIPLSVIIPSGVSSFSQQLQSDKPNWNEVPFIIPEAGTARERANAWFKKMKIKPNIYAQVSGHEAIVSMVALGCGVGIAPDVVINNSPVRDKVDRLKIEPINPFELGVCCKRSQLENPLIRAFWQVAEGKYLQD, encoded by the coding sequence ATGAACATAAAATCTCTACAATTATTTATACATTTATGTGATAGCAAAAGTTTCAGCAAAACCGCTGCTGCTATGCACGTCAGTCCTTCAGCACTTAGTCGTCAGGTACAAAAGCTTGAAGAAGAAACGGGGCAAGAATTGCTTATCAGAGATAACCGCAGTGTTGATCTCACTCCAGCAGGAAAGCACCTATTGCCAGTAGCATTAAGCATCGTTGGAGAGTGGCAGCAATACAATCTTCACCTGAAAGGTGGTGAGCAAGAACTTAAAGGTGAAATTCGCATATTTTGCTCGGTAACGGCTAGTTACAGCCACCTACCTGAGCTCATAACAGAATTCAGAGCTATTCATCCGTACATTGAATTTAAGCTCTCTACAGGCGATCCGGCTCAATCTATCGACAAAATTTTAAATGATGAAGCAGATATCGCTATCTCAGCGAAGCCAGACATTCTTCCCTCAAGATTAGAGTTCGAAACCATCAGCGATATACCACTGTCAGTCATCATCCCATCCGGTGTGAGTAGTTTTAGCCAGCAGCTGCAATCAGATAAACCAAACTGGAATGAAGTACCTTTTATCATCCCAGAAGCAGGTACTGCACGAGAACGTGCGAACGCGTGGTTCAAAAAGATGAAGATAAAGCCCAACATTTACGCTCAGGTATCAGGTCATGAAGCGATCGTAAGTATGGTTGCTCTTGGTTGTGGGGTTGGTATCGCGCCAGACGTTGTAATCAACAACAGCCCTGTGAGAGATAAAGTCGACCGCTTAAAAATAGAGCCCATCAATCCGTTTGAATTGGGAGTGTGCTGTAAGCGATCGCAGCTAGAAAATCCGTTAATTAGAGCATTTTGGCAGGTCGCTGAAGGTAAATACCTCCAAGACTAG
- the ilvC gene encoding ketol-acid reductoisomerase → MANYFNTLNLREQLDQLGRCRFMDREEFTTEAEYLEGKKIVIVGCGAQGLNQGLNMRDSGLDVSYALRQAAIDEKRQSFKNADENGFVVGSYETLIPQADLVINLTPDKQHTNVVETVMPLMKQGAALGYSHGFNVVEEGMQLRSDLTVVMVAPKCPGSEVREEYKRGFGVPTLIAVHPENDPKGEGWDIAKAWAAGTGGHRAGCLESSFVAEVKSDLMGEQTILCGMLQAGSIVSYEKMIADGIEPGYAGKLLQYGWETITEALKFGGVTHMMDRLSNPAKVKAFELSEELKDLMRPLYNKHMDDIISGHFSSTMMADWANDDVNLLGWREETGATAFENYPTSDVEISEQEYFDNGILMVAMVRAGVELAFEAMTASGIIDESAYYESLHELPLIANTVARKRLYEMNVVISDTAEYGNYLFANVATPLLREKFMPSVATDVIGRGLGETSNQVDNAKLIEVNEAIRNHPVEYIGEELRSYMSDMKRIAVGG, encoded by the coding sequence ATGGCTAACTATTTCAATACATTAAACCTTCGTGAACAACTTGACCAATTGGGTCGTTGCCGCTTCATGGATCGTGAAGAATTCACGACAGAAGCTGAATATCTTGAAGGTAAGAAAATCGTAATTGTTGGTTGTGGTGCTCAAGGCCTAAACCAAGGTCTGAACATGCGTGATTCTGGCTTAGACGTATCTTACGCTCTACGCCAAGCGGCAATTGATGAAAAGCGTCAATCATTCAAAAACGCTGATGAAAACGGCTTTGTTGTGGGTAGTTACGAAACGCTAATCCCTCAAGCAGATCTAGTTATCAACCTTACTCCAGACAAGCAACATACAAACGTTGTTGAAACAGTAATGCCTCTAATGAAGCAAGGCGCTGCTCTTGGTTATTCTCATGGCTTTAACGTTGTTGAAGAAGGCATGCAATTACGTTCTGACCTTACGGTTGTTATGGTTGCGCCTAAGTGTCCTGGTTCTGAAGTACGTGAAGAGTACAAGCGTGGCTTCGGTGTACCAACACTGATCGCTGTTCACCCAGAAAATGACCCTAAAGGCGAAGGTTGGGATATCGCTAAAGCTTGGGCTGCTGGTACTGGCGGTCACCGTGCAGGTTGCCTAGAGTCTTCTTTCGTAGCTGAAGTTAAATCTGACCTTATGGGTGAGCAAACTATTCTTTGTGGCATGCTTCAAGCGGGTTCTATCGTATCTTACGAGAAGATGATTGCTGACGGTATTGAACCAGGTTATGCAGGTAAACTTCTACAATATGGTTGGGAAACGATCACTGAAGCACTTAAGTTCGGTGGCGTAACTCATATGATGGACCGTCTATCTAACCCAGCTAAAGTTAAAGCGTTTGAGCTTTCTGAAGAGCTAAAAGATCTAATGCGTCCGCTTTACAACAAGCACATGGATGACATCATCTCTGGCCACTTCTCTAGCACTATGATGGCTGACTGGGCGAACGATGACGTGAACCTACTAGGCTGGCGTGAAGAGACAGGTGCAACTGCATTCGAAAACTACCCAACTTCTGACGTAGAAATCTCAGAGCAAGAGTACTTCGATAACGGTATCCTAATGGTTGCTATGGTTCGTGCTGGTGTTGAGCTAGCATTCGAAGCTATGACAGCATCTGGCATCATCGATGAGTCTGCTTACTACGAGTCTCTACATGAGCTTCCACTAATCGCAAACACAGTTGCTCGTAAGCGTCTTTACGAAATGAACGTTGTAATCTCTGATACAGCTGAGTACGGTAACTACCTATTCGCTAACGTAGCAACACCGTTACTACGTGAGAAGTTCATGCCTTCAGTAGCAACTGACGTAATCGGCCGCGGTCTAGGTGAAACATCTAACCAAGTTGATAACGCTAAGCTAATTGAAGTAAACGAAGCTATCCGTAACCACCCTGTAGAGTACATTGGTGAAGAGCTACGTAGCTACATGAGCGACATGAAGCGTATCGCTGTAGGCGGTTAA
- the ubiK gene encoding ubiquinone biosynthesis accessory factor UbiK: MFDPKKLEQIAKQIHDSMPQPVKELGSDVDQKVRQVIQGQLNKLDVVSREEFDVQTQVLLRTRQKLTEMEQKLTDLEAKIADK; the protein is encoded by the coding sequence ATGTTTGATCCAAAAAAACTAGAGCAGATTGCTAAGCAGATCCACGATTCTATGCCTCAACCAGTAAAAGAGCTTGGTTCAGACGTAGATCAAAAAGTTCGTCAGGTTATCCAAGGCCAACTGAACAAGCTAGACGTTGTAAGCCGTGAAGAATTTGATGTTCAAACACAAGTACTACTGCGCACTCGCCAAAAGCTGACTGAAATGGAACAAAAGCTAACGGACTTAGAAGCAAAGATTGCCGACAAGTAA